One part of the Bacteroidota bacterium genome encodes these proteins:
- a CDS encoding cobalamin B12-binding domain-containing protein, translated as MEKKIRVLVGKAGLDGHDRGAKVIAAALRDAGMEVIYTGLRQTPETIVEAALQEDVDVIGLSILSGAHMTLFPKVLGLMKEKGIDDVLLTGGGIIPESDKEALKKIGTGEIFTPGTPTHEIADYIKKWCEEHPRD; from the coding sequence ATGGAGAAGAAGATCAGAGTTTTAGTCGGCAAAGCGGGACTTGACGGCCACGACAGGGGAGCGAAAGTAATTGCCGCTGCACTCCGGGATGCAGGGATGGAAGTAATCTACACCGGATTGCGACAGACTCCCGAAACCATTGTGGAAGCAGCACTTCAGGAAGATGTGGATGTAATTGGTCTGAGCATACTTTCAGGTGCGCATATGACTCTTTTTCCTAAGGTTCTTGGCTTGATGAAGGAAAAGGGGATAGACGATGTACTTTTGACCGGGGGTGGAATAATCCCCGAGAGTGACAAGGAAGCATTGAAGAAGATCGGGACGGGAGAGATTTTTACACCCGGAACACCGACTCATGAGATAGCTGATTACATAAAAAAATGGTGCGAGGAGCATCCCCGCGACTAA
- a CDS encoding HIT family protein has translation MNCIFCDIIKNDNHEGLIYRDDRVVSFLDIRPLSYGHTLVVPVEHHKDFREMPVEMMGYYFEMVQKIALAVEKATGAHGFNIICNTGEAATQTVFHLHFHIIPRFHDDNIFKRLDFKKYDEVITMQSYAEKIKKHLE, from the coding sequence ATGAATTGTATATTTTGCGACATTATAAAAAATGATAATCACGAGGGACTGATATACCGGGATGACAGGGTGGTATCATTTCTCGATATCAGGCCTTTGAGCTACGGACATACTTTGGTGGTGCCTGTGGAGCATCACAAAGATTTCAGGGAAATGCCCGTGGAGATGATGGGTTATTACTTTGAAATGGTTCAGAAGATCGCACTTGCCGTCGAAAAAGCCACGGGTGCTCACGGGTTCAATATAATTTGCAACACAGGGGAAGCTGCCACGCAGACAGTATTTCATCTTCACTTTCACATAATACCAAGATTTCACGACGATAATATTTTCAAACGGCTCGATTTTAAAAAGTATGATGAAGTAATCACAATGCAGTCGTATGCCGAAAAAATCAAAAAACATTTAGAATAA
- the kdsB gene encoding 3-deoxy-manno-octulosonate cytidylyltransferase has protein sequence MKITAIIPARYGSTRLPGKPLAQILDKPMIEWVYKSVRKSRLVERIIVATDDQRVYDAVKNFGGEVVMTPEDMQTGSDRIAYVANQLPDAEIVINVQGDEPFISGSIIDDAVMPLLVDPKLQVSTLVKKITTQDDLNNPSVVKVVFDNFSNAIYFSRSPIPYLREGDLIQSALDSGRFYKHIGLYVYRKEFLLYYTRLPQSSLEDAEKLEQLRILENGYDIRVVETEIESISVDTAEDLYKARTYALSFS, from the coding sequence ATGAAAATAACAGCAATCATCCCTGCAAGGTACGGTTCCACCCGTCTTCCGGGGAAACCTTTGGCTCAGATACTTGACAAACCGATGATTGAGTGGGTTTACAAAAGCGTCAGGAAATCGAGACTTGTTGAGAGAATTATCGTGGCTACAGATGACCAAAGAGTTTACGATGCGGTAAAGAATTTTGGCGGTGAGGTTGTGATGACACCTGAGGATATGCAGACGGGGTCTGACCGTATCGCTTATGTTGCAAATCAGCTTCCCGATGCAGAGATAGTTATAAATGTTCAGGGGGATGAGCCATTTATTTCCGGGAGTATAATTGATGACGCCGTTATGCCTCTCCTTGTTGATCCAAAACTTCAGGTTTCCACATTAGTCAAAAAAATAACCACACAGGATGATCTTAACAATCCATCAGTGGTGAAGGTTGTTTTCGATAATTTCAGCAACGCAATTTATTTTTCCCGGTCACCAATTCCTTACTTGAGGGAGGGCGATTTAATTCAGTCCGCGCTCGATTCGGGAAGGTTTTATAAACATATTGGCTTGTATGTTTACCGGAAGGAATTCCTTCTTTATTACACACGGCTTCCGCAGTCGTCACTGGAAGATGCAGAGAAACTGGAGCAATTGAGGATTCTTGAGAACGGATACGATATCAGGGTAGTGGAGACCGAGATTGAAAGCATATCTGTGGATACGGCTGAAGACCTCTACAAGGCAAGAACCTATGCGTTATCATTTTCCTAA
- the gatC gene encoding Asp-tRNA(Asn)/Glu-tRNA(Gln) amidotransferase subunit GatC has product MSVTVDDVKYIAKLSMLRFDEQEIEQFTREFNKIIEYVDQLNDLDLSDIEPLYHPIEGSEPTLRTDETVPSLDHEKAFKNAPQREGDHFAVPKVISSGNTK; this is encoded by the coding sequence AAATACATCGCAAAACTTTCAATGCTTCGTTTCGATGAGCAGGAAATTGAGCAGTTTACACGGGAGTTCAACAAAATAATCGAGTATGTTGACCAGTTGAATGATCTTGATCTCTCTGATATTGAACCGCTTTACCACCCGATTGAGGGGAGTGAGCCCACACTCAGGACTGATGAGACTGTACCCTCATTAGATCATGAGAAAGCCTTTAAAAATGCGCCTCAAAGGGAGGGTGACCATTTTGCAGTACCAAAAGTGATCAGTTCCGGGAACACAAAGTAA